Proteins co-encoded in one Myxococcus xanthus genomic window:
- a CDS encoding sigma-70 family RNA polymerase sigma factor codes for MSTRTDEQLMEAARAGDDKALDEVLARHEKQVYRFGLRMCGSEEDAMEVLQETLFSAFRGIHAFRGDAALSTWLYQVARTHCFRLRRRRVGAPEDFQPLDSPAATNVAAEEATPDMVSHARQMGEVLQAAILALPEAHREVLILRDVEGLTAEDAASVVGIEVRALKSRLHRARLQMREHLATLLGEGAHGQGAGCPELAQELSEFAAEEVDQAACVRLEDHLSRCPRCSDACDALKRTVSLCRRIPGDEVPAPVRAAVRQALSRALPA; via the coding sequence ATGTCGACGCGAACCGATGAGCAGTTGATGGAGGCCGCGCGCGCTGGCGACGACAAGGCCCTGGACGAGGTCCTCGCCCGCCATGAGAAGCAGGTGTACCGATTTGGCCTGCGCATGTGCGGCTCCGAGGAGGACGCCATGGAGGTCCTCCAGGAGACGCTGTTCTCCGCCTTCCGGGGCATCCACGCGTTTCGGGGGGACGCGGCGCTGTCCACCTGGTTGTACCAGGTGGCCCGCACGCACTGCTTCCGCCTGCGCCGCCGTCGCGTCGGCGCGCCGGAGGACTTCCAGCCGCTCGACTCGCCCGCGGCCACGAACGTCGCGGCGGAGGAGGCGACGCCGGACATGGTCTCCCACGCGCGGCAGATGGGCGAGGTGTTGCAGGCGGCCATCCTCGCGCTGCCGGAGGCGCATCGAGAGGTGCTCATCCTCCGGGACGTGGAGGGGCTCACGGCCGAGGACGCGGCCAGCGTGGTGGGCATCGAGGTGCGTGCGCTCAAGAGCCGGTTGCACCGCGCGCGGCTCCAGATGCGCGAGCACCTCGCCACCCTCCTGGGGGAGGGCGCCCACGGACAGGGCGCGGGGTGTCCGGAGCTGGCGCAGGAGCTGTCGGAGTTCGCCGCGGAGGAGGTGGACCAGGCCGCCTGTGTGCGCCTGGAGGACCATCTGTCCCGCTGCCCCCGCTGCAGCGACGCGTGTGACGCGCTCAAGCGCACGGTGTCCCTGTGCCGGCGCATCCCCGGGGATGAGGTCCCCGCGCCCGTGCGCGCGGCGGTACGGCAGGCGCTGTCACGCGCGCTGCCCGCCTGA